In Coleofasciculaceae cyanobacterium, one DNA window encodes the following:
- a CDS encoding precorrin-2 C(20)-methyltransferase, which produces MKLGTLYGISVGTGDPELITVKGLRILQSCNVIAFPSGINNRPGIAQNIIQSWLQPQQQILPLEFPYVQNEKKLQQAWKVAAVKVLHYLQQGTDIAFACLGDISFYSTFTYLAQTLQQLHPEIKIETVPGVCSPMAIASILGIPLTVNHQRLAILPALYSVQELEIALDWAEVVVLLKVSSVYQQVWQILQRRNLLDSSWIVEKATFPEQKIYGNLSNCPQLDLSYFSILLVHQVIDNQDV; this is translated from the coding sequence GTGAAACTAGGAACACTATACGGTATCAGTGTCGGTACGGGAGATCCAGAACTAATTACCGTCAAAGGCTTGCGGATCTTGCAAAGCTGTAATGTCATTGCTTTTCCCTCTGGTATCAATAATCGTCCAGGAATAGCCCAAAATATTATTCAATCTTGGCTACAGCCGCAACAACAAATTTTACCGTTAGAATTTCCCTATGTTCAAAATGAAAAAAAGCTACAGCAAGCTTGGAAAGTAGCAGCTGTAAAAGTTTTGCACTATCTTCAACAAGGAACTGATATTGCCTTTGCTTGTTTAGGAGACATTAGCTTTTATAGTACCTTTACCTATTTGGCACAAACTTTACAGCAATTACATCCCGAAATAAAAATAGAAACTGTGCCTGGAGTTTGTTCGCCGATGGCGATCGCTTCTATACTAGGAATTCCCTTGACGGTTAATCATCAGCGATTAGCAATACTTCCTGCTTTATATTCAGTCCAAGAATTAGAAATAGCGCTGGATTGGGCAGAGGTAGTAGTTTTACTCAAGGTTAGTTCTGTTTATCAGCAAGTTTGGCAAATTCTACAGCGAAGAAATTTGTTGGATTCTAGTTGGATCGTCGAAAAAGCTACTTTTCCCGAACAAAAGATTTATGGGAATTTAAGTAATTGTCCTCAGCTAGATTTGTCTTATTTTTCAATTCTGCTCGTCCATCAAGTGATCGATAATCAAGATGTCTAG
- a CDS encoding DUF4040 domain-containing protein has protein sequence MIDHYVYVIIALLPLAALMLVFQANPYHALVIRGILGALATLIYAILGAADVALTEALVGTMLAITLYAIAVRSSLVMRLGIIKSQTEQESYFAELIAKIKKVSNKHYLRLELIEYSNLQALEQALMAKEVHATCTKRVELLGDDTAKSNVEKIYNTTIRVRRLFEIMQTEASLPETTLRYIPISNVENKH, from the coding sequence ATGATCGATCATTATGTTTATGTCATCATTGCCCTGCTACCTTTAGCAGCTTTGATGTTGGTATTTCAAGCTAATCCCTATCATGCTCTAGTAATTCGAGGGATCTTAGGAGCTTTAGCAACCTTAATTTATGCGATTTTAGGGGCTGCGGATGTAGCTTTAACCGAAGCTTTGGTAGGTACGATGTTAGCGATTACGCTTTATGCGATCGCTGTTCGTTCATCTTTAGTGATGCGCTTGGGAATAATTAAGTCGCAAACAGAACAAGAAAGCTATTTTGCCGAATTAATCGCCAAGATTAAAAAAGTGAGCAATAAACATTATTTACGTCTGGAACTAATCGAATATTCTAATTTACAGGCTTTAGAACAGGCGTTGATGGCTAAAGAAGTTCATGCTACCTGTACCAAACGAGTAGAACTATTAGGCGACGATACAGCAAAATCAAATGTTGAAAAAATCTATAACACTACGATTAGAGTTCGTCGTCTATTTGAAATTATGCAAACTGAAGCATCTCTGCCAGAGACAACTCTGAGATATATACCGATATC
- a CDS encoding response regulator transcription factor — translation MIKILVVDDQNFTRQALQAILEAESDLEVVGKATNGQEAIKYLEQTKVDITIVDLEMPEMSGLTVTKILGQRFPETKVIILSSHDDEDNINSAVEFGARGYLLKNTSSQEIIDTIRAVQRGYFQLGPGLFEKLLSHLIREREQAADNLSNLENNYTRSMIELEKKIISQNEAERQAMYQELELQILSLKQDFRQGLENFQYQVSNQLQNGIEVANQQLNRTIPGIQKIEMQIDHRNLEQQRYINTLFAGTKQAIKKLENQINSVRYFVIFLSTIFFIVGVSMLVLN, via the coding sequence ATGATTAAAATACTTGTGGTGGACGATCAAAACTTCACCCGACAAGCTTTACAGGCAATCTTAGAAGCTGAATCAGATTTAGAAGTAGTGGGGAAAGCTACTAATGGACAAGAAGCTATTAAGTATTTAGAACAAACAAAAGTCGATATTACTATTGTCGATTTAGAAATGCCAGAAATGAGCGGTTTAACCGTTACCAAAATACTTGGTCAGCGTTTTCCAGAAACTAAAGTAATAATTCTTAGCAGTCATGATGATGAGGATAATATTAACTCCGCAGTTGAATTTGGGGCTAGAGGTTATTTACTTAAAAATACTTCTTCGCAAGAAATTATCGATACAATTCGTGCTGTTCAACGAGGTTATTTTCAACTAGGTCCAGGATTGTTTGAGAAACTGCTTTCCCATCTAATTCGAGAAAGGGAACAAGCCGCCGATAACTTGTCTAATTTGGAAAATAATTACACTCGCTCAATGATTGAACTTGAAAAAAAAATTATTTCTCAAAACGAAGCTGAAAGACAAGCAATGTATCAAGAATTAGAGCTTCAAATACTTAGCTTAAAACAAGATTTTCGTCAGGGATTAGAGAATTTTCAATATCAAGTCAGCAATCAATTGCAAAACGGGATAGAAGTAGCTAATCAGCAGTTAAATAGAACCATACCAGGTATTCAAAAAATAGAAATGCAGATTGATCATCGCAACCTTGAGCAGCAAAGGTATATTAATACTTTGTTTGCTGGAACTAAACAAGCAATTAAAAAATTAGAGAATCAAATTAATTCTGTACGTTATTTTGTAATTTTTCTTAGCACCATCTTTTTTATTGTCGGTGTTAGTATGTTAGTCCTCAACTAG
- a CDS encoding Na+/H+ antiporter subunit E: protein MDASAILNIILRLTIWFLLTADYSLANIIIGVAIALLLPRSRTSLGGLKDWLRVLWEIIVAIPQAYVEAIQIMLRPHNDEGIVRKRVKPRRTPGLIFLDIFLITFTPKTIVVKYDEQGWYEVHQVKRKKLR, encoded by the coding sequence ATGGACGCGAGCGCAATTCTCAATATAATCCTGCGACTGACAATCTGGTTTTTACTTACCGCCGATTATAGTTTGGCAAATATCATTATTGGTGTGGCGATCGCCTTGTTATTACCCCGTAGTCGTACATCCTTAGGAGGGTTAAAAGACTGGCTTCGGGTGTTGTGGGAAATTATTGTGGCAATTCCTCAGGCTTATGTAGAAGCGATCCAAATTATGCTACGCCCCCATAACGATGAAGGAATTGTTAGAAAAAGAGTTAAACCTCGAAGAACACCAGGACTTATATTTTTGGATATCTTTTTGATTACTTTTACTCCTAAAACTATTGTGGTGAAATATGACGAACAGGGCTGGTATGAAGTACACCAAGTTAAACGAAAAAAACTCCGCTAG
- a CDS encoding diguanylate cyclase — protein MNKKYNERLQEKILIVDDLPENVRLLSSLLREQGYRVDSATDGQMALSIVRKECPDLILLDIMIPEMDGYQVCRYLKSADETRHIPIIFLSGLDSEFDKIEAFKVGGVDYITKPFFVEEVVFRIKAQLSIIQQQQKYQRVLTEQIAERKIAEIELNKSRALLTGVLNSSLDGVAAFESIRDRQGQIVDFRWLIANPVAAMTVGGTIETLKGKRLFVESYPGHLFDGLFEQFVQVVESCTVLEQEYEYNSFSLKAWFHIVAVKLGDGFAMTFREISDRKQTEITLQKANQRLTYQANIDSLTQIANRRRFDEYITQEWSRCAREREYLSLILCDVDYFKAYNDTYGHQAGDNCLHEVAKGIERAVKRPADVAFRYGGEEFAIILPHTEGKGAIKVAEDIHQQIQDLQIPHVSSDVSSVVSLSLGVSSIIPASDTRTSPHTLISAADDALYDAKLKGRNRVIYKLVEFS, from the coding sequence ATGAACAAGAAGTATAACGAGAGACTACAAGAAAAAATATTAATCGTAGATGACTTACCAGAAAACGTCAGGCTCTTATCATCTTTGTTGAGAGAGCAAGGTTATCGGGTTGATTCGGCTACTGATGGTCAGATGGCTCTGTCTATAGTTAGAAAAGAATGTCCAGACTTAATACTGCTGGATATTATGATTCCTGAGATGGATGGCTATCAAGTTTGTCGTTATTTAAAATCGGCAGACGAGACGCGACACATCCCGATTATCTTTTTAAGCGGTTTAGATTCGGAATTTGATAAGATTGAAGCCTTCAAGGTTGGAGGTGTTGACTATATTACTAAACCTTTCTTTGTCGAAGAAGTTGTGTTTCGGATTAAAGCACAACTATCGATTATTCAGCAGCAGCAGAAATATCAGCGAGTACTTACCGAGCAAATAGCAGAGCGAAAAATTGCTGAGATCGAATTAAATAAATCTCGTGCATTATTAACCGGGGTCTTAAATAGCTCTTTAGATGGAGTTGCTGCCTTTGAGTCAATCCGCGATCGCCAAGGACAAATTGTTGATTTTCGCTGGTTAATTGCTAATCCTGTGGCAGCAATGACGGTTGGCGGTACAATTGAAACCCTTAAAGGAAAACGTTTGTTTGTCGAAAGTTATCCTGGACATTTGTTTGATGGCTTATTTGAGCAATTTGTTCAGGTAGTGGAATCTTGCACTGTACTCGAACAAGAATATGAATATAATTCTTTTTCACTTAAAGCCTGGTTTCATATTGTAGCGGTCAAGCTTGGTGATGGTTTTGCGATGACGTTTCGTGAGATCAGCGATCGCAAACAAACAGAAATAACTCTGCAAAAAGCTAATCAACGCCTCACTTATCAAGCAAATATTGATAGCCTGACTCAAATAGCTAATCGTCGTCGCTTTGACGAATATATTACTCAAGAGTGGTCGCGGTGCGCTAGAGAAAGAGAATATTTATCTTTAATATTATGCGATGTAGATTACTTCAAAGCCTACAATGACACTTACGGACATCAAGCAGGAGACAACTGTTTACATGAAGTGGCCAAAGGAATTGAACGAGCCGTTAAACGGCCTGCTGATGTAGCATTTCGTTATGGCGGAGAAGAGTTTGCCATTATATTGCCCCATACTGAAGGAAAAGGAGCAATCAAAGTCGCAGAAGATATACATCAACAAATTCAGGATCTACAAATACCTCATGTCTCATCAGATGTTAGTAGTGTAGTCAGTCTGAGTCTTGGAGTTTCCAGTATTATTCCCGCTTCAGATACCCGAACCTCACCTCACACCTTAATTTCAGCTGCTGACGATGCTTTATATGATGCCAAACTTAAAGGTCGCAATCGCGTCATCTATAAGTTAGTCGAGTTTAGTTAA
- a CDS encoding monovalent cation/H(+) antiporter subunit G, whose amino-acid sequence MIDVLSYGLIVIGIIFWFWGTLPLIGNRSVLFKLHSLSVADTLGSMSIIFGLLLKIPSEWSLLLLAIISLAIWNTVLGYVLAYCSSAGAIKNEANYDN is encoded by the coding sequence ATGATTGATGTTTTAAGTTATGGCTTGATAGTTATTGGCATTATTTTCTGGTTCTGGGGAACATTACCGTTAATCGGCAACAGATCGGTATTATTCAAACTCCACAGTCTTTCGGTAGCCGATACTCTCGGTTCAATGAGTATTATTTTCGGGTTACTGCTAAAAATACCTAGTGAATGGTCGCTGTTGCTTTTAGCAATTATTTCTCTAGCAATTTGGAATACAGTACTGGGTTATGTCCTAGCCTATTGTTCGAGTGCTGGCGCAATCAAGAATGAGGCGAACTATGATAATTGA
- a CDS encoding cation:proton antiporter, giving the protein MIAITLAWLALPFFIGFVIYLLPQLDRWLALGIALVSSGYALQIFLERSPLNIQLLDNFGVTLLIDQLSGFFILTNALVTAAVIFYCWQSGKKAFFYMQITILHGSVNATFICADFISLYVALEVISIAAFLLIAYPRTDKSIWVGLRYLFISNVAMLFYLVGAVLVYQAHHSFNYAGLLGSPPEAIALIFLGLLVKGGIFVSGFWLPSTHSESETPVSAVLSGVVVKAGVFPLVRCALMLEEIDPIVRLFGVATALLGVGYAVFEKDTKRMLAFHTISQLGFVLAAPVVAGFYALTHGLVKSALFLIAGVLPSRNFKQLQQQPIDTKIWIASAIASFSISGFPLLSGFGAKVLTTKNLLPWQVIAMNIAALGTAISFAKFIFLPHRKQGWHDDVVLKEGKKIHPGFWWAMVILLGGLIAANGFYYEAYTLKNIVKPLVTIAIGWLAYLLIFQKLVIKLPRAIEQFDHLIGVMSLMLILLFWTVWTRAQFSI; this is encoded by the coding sequence ATGATCGCCATTACCCTCGCCTGGCTTGCCTTACCATTTTTTATCGGGTTCGTGATTTATCTCCTACCCCAGCTCGATCGCTGGTTGGCATTGGGGATAGCATTGGTTTCGTCTGGCTATGCCTTACAGATATTTTTAGAGCGATCGCCTTTAAATATCCAGTTACTAGATAATTTCGGCGTTACTTTACTCATCGACCAATTAAGTGGCTTTTTTATCCTAACTAATGCTTTGGTTACAGCAGCAGTAATTTTTTACTGTTGGCAAAGCGGTAAAAAAGCTTTCTTCTATATGCAGATAACTATTCTGCATGGCAGCGTTAACGCCACTTTTATCTGTGCCGATTTCATTAGCCTGTATGTAGCGTTAGAAGTAATTAGTATTGCTGCTTTTCTTCTAATTGCCTATCCTCGTACTGACAAATCAATTTGGGTAGGATTGCGCTACCTTTTCATCAGCAATGTAGCCATGCTGTTTTATTTAGTGGGTGCGGTGCTGGTATATCAGGCACATCATTCCTTTAATTATGCAGGTTTGCTCGGTTCACCTCCTGAGGCGATCGCCCTAATTTTTCTAGGATTATTAGTCAAGGGTGGTATTTTTGTTTCAGGTTTTTGGCTGCCCTCAACTCATTCCGAATCAGAAACCCCAGTATCAGCGGTGCTTTCAGGTGTTGTGGTCAAAGCAGGTGTATTTCCCCTGGTGCGTTGCGCGTTGATGTTAGAAGAAATCGATCCTATCGTTCGGCTTTTTGGTGTTGCTACGGCACTTTTAGGAGTTGGTTATGCCGTATTTGAAAAAGACACTAAGCGGATGCTAGCATTTCACACCATTTCTCAATTAGGTTTTGTCCTTGCTGCGCCAGTGGTAGCCGGTTTTTATGCCCTGACTCATGGTTTAGTAAAGTCTGCTTTATTTTTAATTGCGGGTGTTTTACCCAGTCGTAACTTTAAACAGTTGCAGCAACAGCCCATTGATACCAAGATTTGGATTGCAAGTGCGATCGCTAGTTTTTCGATTTCTGGCTTTCCCTTATTGTCTGGCTTTGGGGCAAAGGTGTTAACTACCAAAAACCTCTTACCCTGGCAGGTTATTGCCATGAACATTGCTGCATTGGGAACAGCAATTTCCTTTGCCAAATTTATTTTTTTACCCCATCGAAAACAGGGTTGGCATGATGACGTGGTGCTTAAAGAGGGAAAGAAGATACACCCTGGTTTTTGGTGGGCAATGGTTATCTTACTCGGCGGATTAATTGCAGCAAATGGTTTTTATTACGAAGCTTACACTCTTAAAAATATTGTTAAACCACTGGTAACAATTGCTATTGGCTGGCTGGCATATCTTTTAATTTTTCAAAAGTTGGTAATCAAATTACCACGGGCGATCGAACAATTCGATCATTTAATTGGGGTGATGAGTTTGATGTTAATTTTACTTTTTTGGACAGTATGGACGCGAGCGCAATTCTCAATATAA
- a CDS encoding cation:proton antiporter produces the protein MMPLESIFHSKLGFPLLATAPDPEAAPMILAGVLLSLIFIYLASKLGGELSKLVDLPPVLGELVAGVLVGVSALHLLVFPSAGAVASDSVVMTILQQIAGLNPESIEEVFASSSEVISVLAELGVIILLFEIGLESDLRELQKVGSRAAIVAVVGVVAPFVAGTVGLMFIFGMPTIPAVFAGAALTATSIGITSKVLSELGQLKSTEGQIIVGAAVIDDVLGIIVLAVVASLAKTGEVDVTNLIYLIISATAFLLGSIFLGKFFNKSFVAIAEKLQTRGNLVIPALIFALSMAFLANAIHLEAILGAFAAGLVLDETDKRKELDQQIIPIADILVPIFFISVGARVDLSVLNPASADNRQGLVIAAFLIVVAIIGKVITGWAVFGQEKVNRLAIGVGMIPRGEVGLVFAGIGAASGVLDKPLQAAIIIMVILTTFIAPPLLRFAFQKGEVVEKPDLAVTNNQ, from the coding sequence ATGATGCCTCTAGAATCAATATTTCATAGTAAATTAGGTTTCCCATTATTAGCAACCGCGCCCGATCCTGAAGCTGCACCGATGATTTTAGCGGGGGTTTTATTAAGTCTCATCTTTATCTATCTAGCAAGCAAACTGGGGGGAGAACTTTCTAAATTAGTCGATTTACCTCCTGTACTAGGGGAATTAGTGGCTGGCGTACTGGTTGGAGTTTCAGCATTGCACCTATTAGTATTTCCCTCAGCTGGGGCGGTTGCTAGCGATTCGGTTGTGATGACTATTTTGCAGCAGATTGCGGGTTTAAATCCTGAAAGCATTGAAGAGGTATTTGCCTCCTCTAGTGAAGTCATCTCTGTTTTAGCCGAACTAGGAGTAATTATTCTTTTATTTGAAATTGGTTTAGAATCGGATTTAAGAGAATTACAAAAAGTTGGTTCGAGAGCGGCGATTGTTGCAGTTGTTGGTGTTGTTGCTCCTTTCGTCGCTGGTACAGTAGGATTGATGTTCATCTTTGGAATGCCAACTATTCCTGCGGTGTTTGCGGGGGCAGCGTTGACTGCTACCAGTATTGGTATTACCTCCAAGGTGCTATCGGAGTTAGGACAGCTTAAATCTACGGAAGGTCAGATTATTGTCGGCGCAGCGGTGATTGATGATGTTCTCGGCATCATTGTTTTAGCGGTAGTGGCATCGTTGGCAAAAACAGGAGAAGTAGATGTCACTAATTTAATTTACTTAATTATCAGTGCTACAGCTTTTCTGTTAGGCTCGATCTTTTTAGGTAAATTCTTTAATAAAAGCTTTGTTGCGATCGCCGAAAAATTACAAACTAGAGGTAATTTAGTCATTCCTGCGTTAATCTTTGCTCTGTCGATGGCGTTTTTAGCTAATGCTATTCATTTAGAAGCAATTTTAGGTGCTTTTGCTGCTGGTTTGGTTTTAGATGAGACTGACAAACGTAAAGAGTTAGATCAGCAAATTATTCCGATTGCAGACATCTTAGTTCCCATCTTTTTTATATCGGTAGGGGCAAGAGTCGATCTCAGCGTCTTGAATCCCGCCAGTGCTGATAATCGTCAAGGATTGGTGATTGCAGCTTTTTTAATTGTGGTAGCGATTATCGGTAAAGTGATTACTGGTTGGGCAGTCTTTGGTCAAGAGAAAGTAAATCGTTTAGCCATTGGTGTTGGGATGATTCCTCGGGGGGAAGTTGGTTTAGTCTTTGCTGGTATTGGTGCAGCCAGTGGCGTTTTAGATAAGCCTTTACAGGCAGCAATTATTATCATGGTAATTTTAACTACCTTTATTGCTCCTCCTCTACTACGCTTTGCTTTCCAAAAAGGAGAAGTAGTAGAAAAGCCAGATTTAGCTGTTACCAATAATCAATAA
- a CDS encoding cation:proton antiporter subunit C, with protein sequence MLEACVFATVLCGFFGIIFKKNLVMKIISMDIMSTGVIAYYVLVASRNGMFTPIVGNKDNVAYADPVPQAVILTAIVIGLSIQALMLVGVMKLAKNNPTLETSAIEENNTL encoded by the coding sequence ATGTTAGAAGCTTGTGTTTTTGCCACGGTATTATGTGGATTTTTTGGGATTATTTTCAAGAAAAATCTGGTGATGAAAATCATTTCGATGGACATTATGAGTACAGGGGTAATTGCCTACTACGTATTAGTGGCATCACGGAATGGTATGTTTACGCCAATTGTGGGCAATAAAGACAATGTTGCTTATGCCGATCCTGTTCCCCAAGCGGTTATCTTAACAGCGATTGTCATTGGCTTGTCAATACAAGCTTTGATGTTGGTGGGAGTTATGAAGTTGGCAAAGAATAATCCCACACTGGAAACTAGCGCGATCGAAGAGAATAATACGCTATGA
- a CDS encoding SulP family inorganic anion transporter, with translation MSITNRIHFRNVKGDIFGGVTAAVIALPMALTFGVASGAGASAGLWGAIIIGFFAALFGGTPSLISEPTGPMTVVMTAVIASLTAADPENGLAMAFTVVMLAGIFQIIFGFFKLGKYITLMPYTVISGFMSGIGLILVILQAAPFLGQDSPKGGALGTVQNLPSLVVNINPLETLLAALTLGILFFYPSKLKKFIPPQLLALIVGSLIAIFFFGNADIRTIGEIPVGLPKLQVPTFTPEQLRTMVVNGLVLGMLGCIDALLTSLVADSLTRTEHDSNKELIGQGIGNLVAGLFGGIAGAGATMGTVVNIQAGGRTALSGLTRALVLLVVVLGLSQYLTGIPSAVLAGIAFKVGIDIVDWGFLKRAHKISPKAAFIMYGVIILTVFVDLIVAVGVGVFIANILTIERLSNLRAEKVKAVTYDDEEIVLNNEEKQLLERANGRVLLFYLSGPMIFGVAKAISREHNLINDYQALVLDISEVPILGVTSALALENAIAEAIEKGRQVFLVGLQGQAEKRLRKMGVMAQIPSQNIVSDRTTALKQAVNYVDQHVADFAGETINLQTGEIINPQAIG, from the coding sequence ATGTCAATTACTAACAGGATTCACTTTAGGAACGTAAAAGGCGATATCTTTGGTGGTGTCACTGCTGCGGTTATCGCCTTACCAATGGCTCTAACTTTCGGGGTTGCTTCTGGTGCGGGAGCTTCGGCGGGGCTTTGGGGCGCAATTATAATTGGTTTTTTTGCTGCCCTCTTTGGCGGAACTCCCAGTCTTATCTCTGAACCGACTGGTCCAATGACAGTGGTAATGACTGCCGTAATTGCCTCTCTCACCGCTGCCGATCCTGAAAATGGCTTGGCAATGGCATTTACCGTCGTCATGCTAGCAGGTATTTTCCAAATTATCTTTGGATTTTTTAAATTAGGTAAATACATTACCCTAATGCCCTACACGGTGATATCTGGATTTATGTCAGGTATTGGGTTAATCCTAGTTATTTTACAGGCTGCGCCATTTTTAGGTCAGGACAGTCCCAAGGGCGGTGCTTTAGGTACAGTACAAAATTTACCGTCCCTAGTGGTAAATATTAATCCCTTAGAAACATTACTTGCTGCTTTGACTTTGGGGATTTTGTTCTTTTATCCGTCCAAGCTCAAGAAATTCATCCCTCCTCAGCTATTGGCGTTAATCGTGGGCAGTTTAATTGCGATCTTTTTCTTTGGTAACGCTGATATTCGTACTATTGGTGAAATTCCAGTTGGTTTACCTAAGTTACAAGTTCCTACCTTTACTCCTGAGCAACTGCGAACCATGGTGGTTAACGGTTTGGTATTAGGGATGCTGGGCTGTATTGACGCGCTGCTTACTTCCTTGGTAGCGGACAGTTTAACCCGTACCGAACATGATTCCAATAAAGAATTAATCGGTCAAGGAATTGGTAATTTAGTTGCTGGTTTATTTGGCGGTATTGCTGGTGCGGGGGCAACTATGGGTACGGTAGTTAATATTCAAGCTGGTGGTAGAACTGCTTTATCTGGTTTGACTCGCGCCTTAGTTTTACTGGTAGTAGTTTTAGGCTTAAGTCAGTATTTAACAGGTATTCCTAGTGCAGTTTTAGCGGGTATTGCTTTTAAAGTCGGGATCGATATTGTGGACTGGGGTTTCTTGAAACGCGCTCACAAAATTTCTCCTAAAGCAGCATTTATTATGTATGGGGTAATTATCCTCACTGTTTTTGTTGACTTGATTGTAGCTGTAGGTGTAGGTGTATTCATTGCCAACATTTTGACTATCGAACGTCTGTCTAATTTACGAGCCGAAAAAGTTAAGGCTGTTACTTATGACGATGAAGAAATTGTACTCAACAATGAAGAAAAACAGTTACTAGAAAGAGCTAATGGTCGCGTACTGCTATTTTACCTAAGCGGTCCAATGATTTTCGGCGTAGCCAAAGCCATCTCTCGCGAACACAATTTAATTAACGACTATCAGGCATTAGTTTTAGATATATCAGAAGTACCAATTTTGGGTGTAACTTCGGCATTAGCTTTAGAAAATGCGATCGCTGAAGCAATTGAAAAAGGCCGTCAAGTGTTCTTAGTTGGTTTACAAGGTCAAGCGGAAAAACGCTTAAGAAAGATGGGTGTAATGGCACAAATACCCAGTCAAAATATTGTTAGCGATCGCACTACAGCTTTAAAACAAGCAGTCAATTATGTTGACCAACACGTTGCTGATTTTGCTGGCGAAACAATTAATCTCCAAACAGGGGAAATAATTAATCCTCAAGCGATCGGATAA